In Saccharomyces cerevisiae S288C chromosome V, complete sequence, one DNA window encodes the following:
- a CDS encoding uncharacterized protein (hypothetical protein; identified by gene-trapping, microarray-based expression analysis, and genome-wide homology searching), with amino-acid sequence MRLHKTFICFSQNKRGCRNILQENSRMIFENKILIMILRQGIFFNISVSTKISF; translated from the coding sequence ATGAGACTACATAAAACATTTATCTGTTTTAGTCAAAACAAACGTGGTTGTAGAAATATTCTGCAAGAAAATTCGCGGATGATATTTGAGAATAAAATACTCATAATGATATTGAGGCAGggtatattttttaatattagCGTGAGCACCAAGATCAGTTTCTAA
- the ECM32 gene encoding RNA helicase (DNA dependent ATPase/DNA helicase; helicase belonging to the Dna2p- and Nam7p-like family of helicases that is involved in modulating translation termination; interacts with the translation termination factors, localized to polysomes): MDFQCRTCSQAYDAEQMMKHLSSTRHKTVFDTSNDEDICCEECQDKNIHQLQIIRFGGEDMVLLCNSCFRKEYSETERPSTSYSLQNGSILKFWEKYVKVRECCCDECGEESNLNANRNGEVLCDKCLPKSNRAKDFVSEKSGRFLYIYLGLNETQNSTRKPRKKGGRRVGRGKKGRKGAKIKKEKKETFEAKISRIAYEVKKENSTIQSSSSSNLRNFKGFKAVESDPVVAAKVSKSETSRSNPGPSNRNKGKGNKANHKKNSGNGIGKEKERKTNIRNNVRNSQPIPEDRKNTNSHVTTNSGGKGKNESVDKHQLPQPKALNGNGSGSTNTTGLKKGKKDHAGQKTKGNDKTGNKNPREAKLNSAGRKNALGKKSNNQPNKGTSRWTIGSDTESSREPSISPNENTTSITKSRNRNKKASKPTLNEKSKTTTMPKKLETKNQEKNNGKTKDGKLIYEEGEPLTRYNTFKSTLSYPDLNTYLNDYSFALFLEQKLENEFVQNFNILWPRNEKDTAFIINVEKNNNSELEKLLPANLLALGRPAFNERQPFFFCTQDEQKVWYIFIKELSIQRGKYVLLVELFSWNNLSLPTKNGSSQFKLLPTSAQTSRILFAMTRITNPKFIDLLLGQKPIKEIYFDNRLKFSSDKLNRSQKTAVEHVLNNSITILQGPPGTGKTSTIEEIIIQVIERFHAFPILCVAASNIAIDNIAEKIMENRPQIKILRILSKKKEQQYSDDHPLGEICLHNIVYKNLSPDMQVVANKTRRGEMISKSEDTKFYKEKNRVTNKVVSQSQIIFTTNIAAGGRELKVIKECPVVIMDEATQSSEASTLVPLSLPGIRNFVFVGDEKQLSSFSNIPQLETSLFERVLSNGTYKNPLMLDTQYRMHPKISEFPIKKIYNGELKDGVTDEQKAWPGVQHPLFFYQCDLGPESRVRSTQRDIVGFTYENKHECVEIVKIIQILMLDKKVPLEEIGVITPYSAQRDLLSDILTKNVVINPKQISMQQEYDEIELFNAAGSQGTAGSLQNNVINIINGLHVATVDSFQGHEKSFIIFSCVRNNTENKIGFLRDKRRLNVALTRAKHGLIVVGNKNVLRKGDPLWKDYITYLEEQEVIFTDLTAY, from the coding sequence ATGGATTTTCAGTGCAGAACGTGTAGCCAGGCTTATGATGCTGAGCAGATGATGAAGCATCTCTCAAGTACGAGGCATAAAACTGTATTCGACACTtcaaatgatgaagatatttgCTGTGAGGAATGTcaagataaaaatatacacCAACTTCAAATCATCAGGTTTGGGGGTGAAGACATGGTTTTACTTTGTAATTCGTGTTTTCGGAAAGAATATTCAGAAACGGAGCGTCCATCAACTAGCTACTCATTACAAAACGGCTCtatattgaaattttggGAAAAGTACGTGAAAGTCAGGGAATGTTGTTGTGATGAGTGTGGGGAAGAGTCTAACTTGAATGCAAATAGAAATGGAGAAGTATTATGTGACAAGTGCTTGCCCAAATCGAATAGAGCTAAAGACTttgtttctgaaaaaagTGGAAGATTCCTATACATCTACTTGGGACTGAATGAAACACAGAATAGCACTAGAAAGCCTAGAAAAAAGGGCGGCAGAAGAGTTGGTAGAGGAAAGAAGGGCAGGAAGGGTGCTAAGATTaagaaggagaaaaaggaaactttCGAGGCCAAAATAAGTAGAATCGCTTATGAAgtcaagaaagaaaatagtaCCATTCAAAGCTCTAGTAGTTCCAATCTAAGAAACTTCAAAGGTTTCAAAGCGGTGGAAAGCGATCCAGTAGTTGCAGCAAAAGTAAGCAAATCAGAGACTAGTAGAAGTAATCCTGGCCCATCAAATCGAAACAAAGGGAAAGGAAATAAGGCAAACCACAAAAAGAATAGTGGAAATGGGATaggaaaagagaaagagagGAAAACAAACATTAGAAATAATGTCCGTAACAGCCAACCTATACCAGAGGACAGAAAAAATACCAATAGCCACGTTACAACAAACTCTGGAGGGAAAGGCAAGAACGAATCAGTGGATAAGCACCAATTACCGCAACCAAAAGCTTTGAATGGAAACGGGTCGGGCAGTACTAATACTACTGGTTtgaaaaaagggaaaaaagaCCATGCTGGCCAGAAGACTAAGGGCAATGATAAAACGGGTAATAAGAATCCGCGAGAGGCCAAACTAAATTCAGCTGGCAGAAAGAATGCACTTGgcaaaaaatcaaataacCAGCCAAATAAGGGAACTAGCAGGTGGACAATTGGATCTGATACTGAATCTTCTAGAGAACCTAGTATTAGCCCAAACGAGAACACAACTTCAATTACTAAATCGCGAAACCGCAATAAGAAGGCTAGCAAGCCGACGctgaatgaaaaatcaaaaacaacaacGATGCCAAAAAAGTTGGAgacaaaaaatcaagagaaaaataatggaaaaacTAAGGACGGGAAACTTATTTACGAAGAAGGTGAACCACTCACAAGGTATAATACCTTTAAGTCAACCTTATCATACCCCGATTTGAACACATACCTAAATGATTACTCATTTGCCCTTTTTTTGGAACAGAAATTAGAGAACGAATTTGTTCAAAACTTCAACATACTATGGCCTCgcaatgaaaaagatacaGCTTTTATAATCAACGTTGAGAAGAATAATAATTCAGAACTTGAGAAATTACTACCTGCAAATTTGCTTGCACTCGGTAGACCGGCATTTAATGAAAGGCaaccatttttcttttgtactcaggatgaacaaaaagtttggtatatttttatcaaagaaCTTTCTATTCAAAGGGGTAAATACGTGTTGTTAGTGGAGCTTTTTTCGTGGAATAATTTGAGTTTGCCAACGAAAAATGGTTCATCTCAATTTAAGCTATTGCCAACTTCTGCGCAGACAAGTAGAATTCTATTTGCCATGACGCGTATTACAAACCCAAAATTTATTGACCTATTACTAGGCCAAAAGCCTATTAAAGAGATTTATTTTGATAACAGGCTAAAATTTTCCAGTGACAAGTTGAACCGATCTCAGAAGACTGCAGTGGAACATGTTCTAAACAACAGTATCACAATTCTACAAGGCCCACCTGGTACAGGTAAAACATCAACAATAGAGGAGATAATCATCCAAGTAATTGAAAGATTTCACGCATTCCCAATATTGTGTGTTGCCGCGTCAAATATTGCTATTGATAACATTGCCGAGAAGATTATGGAGAATAGACCGCAGATAAAGATCTTAAGAATTTtgtcaaagaagaaagaacaaCAGTATAGTGATGACCACCCATTGGGCGAAATTTGTCTCCACAATATTGTATACAAAAATCTTTCCCCAGACATGCAAGTCGTGGCAAACAAAACCCGCAGGGGCGAAATGATCTCCAAATCAGAGGACACGAAGTTTTATAAAGAGAAAAACCGTGTCACCAACAAGGTCGTATCTCAATCGCAAATAATTTTCACGACAAACATTGCTGCAGGTGGTCGTGAATTGAAGGTTATAAAAGAATGTCCCGTGGTAATAATGGATGAGGCTACACAATCATCAGAGGCTTCAACACTAGTCCCACTTTCGTTACCAGGTATAAGAAATTTTGTCTTCGTTGGGGACGAAAAGCAATTGTCAAGTTTCAGCAACATCCCTCAACTGGAAACCTCACTATTCGAAAGAGTCCTATCTAATGGCACGTACAAAAACCCACTAATGCTGGATACGCAGTACAGAATGCACCCAAAAATTAGCGAATTCCCcattaagaaaatatacaatGGTGAATTGAAGGACGGTGTCACGGACGAACAAAAGGCATGGCCTGGCGTGCAGCATCcgttgtttttttatcagtGCGATTTGGGGCCCGAGAGCAGAGTGAGAAGCACGCAAAGAGACATAGTCGGGTTTACGTACGAAAACAAACACGAATGTGTAGAAATCGTGAAGATTATCCAAATACTAATGTTGGACAAGAAGGTTCCGCTGGAAGAAATTGGTGTCATAACGCCCTATTCTGCACAGCGTGATCTGCTGTCTGACATCTTGACCAAAAACGTAGTTATCAACCCCAAACAGATTTCTATGCAACAAGAATACGATGAAATTGAGCTATTTAACGCGGCTGGTTCTCAAGGAACCGCCGGCAGTCTACAAAACAATGTGATTAACATCATCAACGGCCTACACGTCGCGACCGTAGACTCCTTTCAAGGCCACGAAAAATCTTTCATCATATTTTCATGTGTCAGAAATAACACCGAAAACAAAATCGGCTTTTTACGTGACAAAAGAAGGTTAAACGTGGCATTGACAAGAGCCAAGCACGGACTAATTGTGGTGGGCAACAAGAATGTCTTAAGAAAAGGAGACCCCCTATGGAAAGACTACATTACCTACCTCGAGGAACAAGAGGTCATATTCACTGATCTCACAGCTTACTAG
- the BMH1 gene encoding 14-3-3 family protein BMH1 (14-3-3 protein, major isoform; involved in post-transcriptional control of the proteome; binds to both proteins and to DNA, including replication origins; regulates exocytosis, vesicle transport, Ras/MAPK and rapamycin-sensitive signaling, aggresome formation, the spindle position checkpoint and meiotic commitment; protein abundance and relative distribution to the nucleus increase upon DNA replication stress; antiapoptotic gene; similar to several human 14-3-3 proteins) has protein sequence MSTSREDSVYLAKLAEQAERYEEMVENMKTVASSGQELSVEERNLLSVAYKNVIGARRASWRIVSSIEQKEESKEKSEHQVELICSYRSKIETELTKISDDILSVLDSHLIPSATTGESKVFYYKMKGDYHRYLAEFSSGDAREKATNASLEAYKTASEIATTELPPTHPIRLGLALNFSVFYYEIQNSPDKACHLAKQAFDDAIAELDTLSEESYKDSTLIMQLLRDNLTLWTSDMSESGQAEDQQQQQQHQQQQPPAAAEGEAPK, from the coding sequence atgtCAACCAGTCGTGAAGATTCTGTGTACCTAGCCAAGTTGGCTGAACAGGCCGAACGTTATGAAGAAATGGTCGAAAACATGAAGACTGTTGCCTCCTCTGGCCAAGAGTTGTCGGTCGAAGAGCGTAATTTGTTGTCTGTTGCTTATAAGAACGTTATTGGTGCTCGTCGTGCCTCTTGGAGAATTGTTTCTTCTATTGAGCAAAAGGAGGAGTCCAAGGAGAAGTCCGAACACCAGGTCGAGTTGATTTGTTCGTACCGTTCGAAGATTGAGACCGAACTAACTAAGATCTCCGACGATATTTTGTCCGTGCTAGACTCCCACTTAATTCCATCAGCCACCACTGGCGAGTCCAAGGTTTTCTACTATAAGATGAAGGGTGACTACCACCGTTATTTGGCTGAATTTTCTAGTGGCGATGCTAGAGAAAAGGCCACAAACGCCTCTTTAGAAGCATACAAGACCGCTTCTGAAATTGCCACCACAGAGTTACCCCCAACTCACCCAATCCGTCTAGGTTTGGCTCTTAACTTCTCTGTCTTCTATtatgaaattcaaaactCTCCAGACAAAGCCTGCCATTTGGCCAAGCAAGCTTTTGACGACGCTATTGCTGAGTTGGACACTCTGTCTGAAGAATCATACAAAGATAGCACACTTATCATGCAACTGCTAAGGGACAATTTAACCTTATGGACTTCAGACATGTCCGAGTCCGGTCAAGCTGAAgaccaacaacaacaacaacaacatcAGCAACAGCAGCCACCTGCTGCCGCCGAAGGTGAAGCACCAAAGTAA
- the PDA1 gene encoding pyruvate dehydrogenase (acetyl-transferring) subunit E1 alpha (E1 alpha subunit of the pyruvate dehydrogenase (PDH) complex; catalyzes the direct oxidative decarboxylation of pyruvate to acetyl-CoA; phosphorylated; regulated by glucose; PDH complex is concentrated in spots within the mitochondrial matrix, often near the ERMES complex and near peroxisomes) — translation MLAASFKRQPSQLVRGLGAVLRTPTRIGHVRTMATLKTTDKKAPEDIEGSDTVQIELPESSFESYMLEPPDLSYETSKATLLQMYKDMVIIRRMEMACDALYKAKKIRGFCHLSVGQEAIAVGIENAITKLDSIITSYRCHGFTFMRGASVKAVLAELMGRRAGVSYGKGGSMHLYAPGFYGGNGIVGAQVPLGAGLAFAHQYKNEDACSFTLYGDGASNQGQVFESFNMAKLWNLPVVFCCENNKYGMGTAASRSSAMTEYFKRGQYIPGLKVNGMDILAVYQASKFAKDWCLSGKGPLVLEYETYRYGGHSMSDPGTTYRTRDEIQHMRSKNDPIAGLKMHLIDLGIATEAEVKAYDKSARKYVDEQVELADAAPPPEAKLSILFEDVYVKGTETPTLRGRIPEDTWDFKKQGFASRD, via the coding sequence ATGCTTGCTGCTTCATTCAAACGCCAACCATCACAATTGGTCCGCGGGTTAGGAGCTGTTCTTCGCACTCCCACCAGGATAGGTCATGTTCGTACCATGGCAACTTTAAAAACAACTGATAAGAAGGCCCCTGAGGACATCGAGGGCTCGGACACAGTGCAAATTGAGTTGCCTGAATCTTCCTTCGAGTCGTATATGCTAGAGCCTCCAGACTTGTCTTATGAGACTTCGAAAGCCACCTTGTTACAGATGTATAAAGATATGGtcatcatcagaagaaTGGAGATGGCTTGTGACGCCTTGTACAAGGCCAAGAAAATCAGAGGTTTTTGCCATCTATCTGTTGGTCAGGAGGCCATTGCTGTCGGTATCGAGAATGCCATCACAAAATTGGATTCCATCATCACATCTTACAGATGTCACGGTTTCACTTTTATGAGAGGTGCCTCAGTGAAAGCCGTTCTGGCTGAATTGATGGGTAGAAGAGCCGGTGTCTCTTATGGTAAGGGTGGTTCCATGCACCTTTACGCTCCAGGCTTCTATGGTGGTAATGGTATCGTGGGTGCCCAGGTTCCTTTAGGTGCAGGTTTAGCTTTTGCTCACCAATACAAGAACGAGGACGCCTGCTCTTTCACTTTGTATGGTGATGGTGCCTCTAATCAAGGtcaagtttttgaatctttCAACATGGCCAAATTATGGAATTTGCCCGTCGTGTTTTGCTGTGAGAACAACAAGTACGGTATGGGTACCGCCGCTTCAAGATCCTCCGCGATGACTGAATATTTCAAGCGTGGTCAATATATTCCAGGTTTAAAAGTTAACGGTATGGATATTCTAGCTGTCTACCAAGCATCCAAGTTTGCTAAGGACTGGTGTCTATCCGGCAAAGGTCCTCTCGTTCTAGAATATGAAACCTATAGGTACGGTGGCCATTCTATGTCTGATCCCGGTACTACCTACAGAACTAGAGACGAGATTCAGCATATGAGATCCAAGAACGATCCAATTGCTGGTCTTAAGATGCATTTGATTGATCTAGGTATTGCCACTGAAGCTGAAGTCAAAGCTTACGACAAGTCCGCTAGAAAATACGTTGACGAACAAGTTGAATTAGCTGATGCTGCTCCTCCTCCAGAAGCCAAATTATCCATCTTGTTTGAAGACGTCTACGTGAAAGGTACAGAAACTCCAACCCTAAGAGGTAGGATCCCTGAAGATACTTGGGACTTCAAAAAGCAAGGTTTTGCCTCTAGGGATTAA